From the genome of Glycine max cultivar Williams 82 chromosome 2, Glycine_max_v4.0, whole genome shotgun sequence, one region includes:
- the LOC100780932 gene encoding phytoene synthase, chloroplastic-like isoform X1, producing the protein MSVTFLWFVSSPGLEVSHSTGLLDSVRHVKFLDSSKVMSRDFGSIRVEKDKEKGWRLCSLSTDMKYACVGRSGLESASNFPLIANVLANPAAGEVAVSSEQKVYDVVLKQASLVKRKLGATGELDAKPDIALPGNLSLLNEAYDRCGEICAEYAKTFYLGTLLMTPERRRAIWAIYVWCRRTDELVDGPNASQITPTALDRWESRLEELFQGRPFDMLDAALADTVAKFPVDIQPFKDMIEGMRLDLKKPRYKNFDELYLYCYYVAGTVGIMSVPIMGISPNSEATTESVYNAALALGIANQLTNILRDVGEDASRGRVYLPQDELAQAGLSDEDIFAGKVTDKWRNFMKSQIKRARMFFDEAEKGVTELNEASRWPVWASLLLYRQILDEIEANDYNNFTRRAYVSKAKKFLSLPAAYARSIVPPSRKLSPVMKT; encoded by the exons ATGTCTGTGACATTTTTATGGTTTGTTTCCTCCCCTGGTTTAGAGGTTTCCCATTCCACCGGGTTACTTGATTCTGTTCGGCATGTGAAGTTCTTAGATTCTTCAAAGGTCATGTCTAGGGATTTTGGGTCGATtagagtggagaaggataaggAAAAGGGATGGAGATTGTGCTCTTTGAGTACAGATATGAAGTATGCATGTGTTGGTCGGTCTGGCTTAGAAAGTGCTAGCAACTTCCCTCTGATAGCGAATGTGCTTGCTAACCCAGCAGCAGGAGAAGTGGCTGTTTCATCAGAGCAGAAGGTCTATGATGTGGTGTTGAAGCAGGCATCTTTGGTTAAGAGGAAGTTGGGCGCTACGGGTGAACTTGATGCAAAGCCAGATATTGCTCTGCCTGGGAATTTGAGTTTGTTGAATGAAGCATATGACCGTTGTGGAGAAATTTGTGCTGAATATGCGAAAACATTTTACCTGG GAACTCTCCTAATGACTCCCGAAAGGCGAAGAGCTATCTGGGCAATATATG TGTGGTGTAGGAGAACGGATGAACTTGTTGATGGCCCTAATGCTTCACAAATTACACCAACTGCTTTGGATAGGTGGGAATCAAGATTGGAAGAACTTTTCCAAGGTCGTCCATTTGATATGCTTGATGCTGCTTTAGCAGATACAGTTGCCAAATTTCCTGTTGACATCCAG CCATTTAAAGATATGATAGAAGGAATGAGATTGGATCTTAAGAAGCCAAGATACAAAAACTTTGATGAACTATATCTTTACTGTTACTATGTTGCTGGGACAGTTGGTATAATGAGTGTTCCAATCATGGGCATTTCACCAAATTCAGAAGCCACAACAGAGAGTGTATACAATGCTGCCTTGGCCCTAGGAATTGCAAATCAGCTAACCAACATACTCAGAGATGTTGGAGAGGA TGCTAGCAGAGGAAGAGTGTATCTTCCACAAGATGAGTTGGCTCAAGCAGGGCTTTCAGATGAAGACATATTTGCTGGTAAGGTGACAGACAAGTGGAGGAACTTCATGAAGAGCCAAATCAAAAGGGCAAGAATGTTTTTTGATGAGGCAGAAAAGGGAGTGACCGAGCTTAATGAAGCTAGCAGATGGCCG GTATGGGCATCTTTGTTATTGTATCGCCAAATATTGGATGAGATAGAAGCTAATGATTACAACAATTTCACCAGGAGGGCTTATGTGAGCAAAGCCAAGAAGTTTCTTTCCTTGCCAGCTGCTTATGCTAGATCTATAGTTCCTCCATCAAGAAAGTTATCTCCTGTAATGAAGACATAA
- the LOC100780932 gene encoding phytoene synthase, chloroplastic-like (The RefSeq protein has 2 substitutions compared to this genomic sequence) — MSRDFGSIRVEKDKEKGWRLCSLSTDMKYACVGRSGLESASNFPLIANVLANPAAGEVAVPSEQKVYDVVLKQASLVKRKLGATGELDAKPDIALPGNLSLLNEAYDRCGEICAEYAKTFYLGTLLMTPERRRAVWAIYVWCRRTDELVDGPNASQITPTALDRWESRLEELFQGRPFDMLDAALADTVAKFPVDIQPFKDMIEGMRLDLKKPRYKNFDELYLYCYYVAGTVGIMSVPIMGISPNSEATTESVYNAALALGIANQLTNILRDVGEDASRGRVYLPQDELAQAGLSDEDIFAGKVTDKWRNFMKSQIKRARMFFDEAEKGVTELNEASRWPVWASLLLYRQILDEIEANDYNNFTRRAYVSKAKKFLSLPAAYARSIVPPSRKLSPVMKT, encoded by the exons ATGTCTAGGGATTTTGGGTCGATtagagtggagaaggataaggAAAAGGGATGGAGATTGTGCTCTTTGAGTACAGATATGAAGTATGCATGTGTTGGTCGGTCTGGCTTAGAAAGTGCTAGCAACTTCCCTCTGATAGCGAATGTGCTTGCTAACCCAGCAGCAGGAGAAGTGGCTGTTTCATCAGAGCAGAAGGTCTATGATGTGGTGTTGAAGCAGGCATCTTTGGTTAAGAGGAAGTTGGGCGCTACGGGTGAACTTGATGCAAAGCCAGATATTGCTCTGCCTGGGAATTTGAGTTTGTTGAATGAAGCATATGACCGTTGTGGAGAAATTTGTGCTGAATATGCGAAAACATTTTACCTGG GAACTCTCCTAATGACTCCCGAAAGGCGAAGAGCTATCTGGGCAATATATG TGTGGTGTAGGAGAACGGATGAACTTGTTGATGGCCCTAATGCTTCACAAATTACACCAACTGCTTTGGATAGGTGGGAATCAAGATTGGAAGAACTTTTCCAAGGTCGTCCATTTGATATGCTTGATGCTGCTTTAGCAGATACAGTTGCCAAATTTCCTGTTGACATCCAG CCATTTAAAGATATGATAGAAGGAATGAGATTGGATCTTAAGAAGCCAAGATACAAAAACTTTGATGAACTATATCTTTACTGTTACTATGTTGCTGGGACAGTTGGTATAATGAGTGTTCCAATCATGGGCATTTCACCAAATTCAGAAGCCACAACAGAGAGTGTATACAATGCTGCCTTGGCCCTAGGAATTGCAAATCAGCTAACCAACATACTCAGAGATGTTGGAGAGGA TGCTAGCAGAGGAAGAGTGTATCTTCCACAAGATGAGTTGGCTCAAGCAGGGCTTTCAGATGAAGACATATTTGCTGGTAAGGTGACAGACAAGTGGAGGAACTTCATGAAGAGCCAAATCAAAAGGGCAAGAATGTTTTTTGATGAGGCAGAAAAGGGAGTGACCGAGCTTAATGAAGCTAGCAGATGGCCG GTATGGGCATCTTTGTTATTGTATCGCCAAATATTGGATGAGATAGAAGCTAATGATTACAACAATTTCACCAGGAGGGCTTATGTGAGCAAAGCCAAGAAGTTTCTTTCCTTGCCAGCTGCTTATGCTAGATCTATAGTTCCTCCATCAAGAAAGTTATCTCCTGTAATGAAGACATAA
- the LOC100780932 gene encoding phytoene synthase, chloroplastic-like isoform X2, whose product MSVTFLWFVSSPGLEVSHSTGLLDSVRHVKFLDSSKVMSRDFGSIRVEKDKEKGWRLCSLSTDMKYACVGRSGLESASNFPLIANVLANPAAGEVAVSSEQKVYDVVLKQASLVKRKLGATGELDAKPDIALPGNLSLLNEAYDRCGEICAEYAKTFYLGTLLMTPERRRAIWAIYVWCRRTDELVDGPNASQITPTALDRWESRLEELFQGRPFDMLDAALADTVAKFPVDIQPFKDMIEGMRLDLKKPRYKNFDELYLYCYYVAGTVGIMSVPIMGISPNSEATTESVYNAALALGIANQLTNILRDVGEESIKLNRISRLCGASPDWLEKRKHRGMEMKNSSGIDIKICFKFNGYIC is encoded by the exons ATGTCTGTGACATTTTTATGGTTTGTTTCCTCCCCTGGTTTAGAGGTTTCCCATTCCACCGGGTTACTTGATTCTGTTCGGCATGTGAAGTTCTTAGATTCTTCAAAGGTCATGTCTAGGGATTTTGGGTCGATtagagtggagaaggataaggAAAAGGGATGGAGATTGTGCTCTTTGAGTACAGATATGAAGTATGCATGTGTTGGTCGGTCTGGCTTAGAAAGTGCTAGCAACTTCCCTCTGATAGCGAATGTGCTTGCTAACCCAGCAGCAGGAGAAGTGGCTGTTTCATCAGAGCAGAAGGTCTATGATGTGGTGTTGAAGCAGGCATCTTTGGTTAAGAGGAAGTTGGGCGCTACGGGTGAACTTGATGCAAAGCCAGATATTGCTCTGCCTGGGAATTTGAGTTTGTTGAATGAAGCATATGACCGTTGTGGAGAAATTTGTGCTGAATATGCGAAAACATTTTACCTGG GAACTCTCCTAATGACTCCCGAAAGGCGAAGAGCTATCTGGGCAATATATG TGTGGTGTAGGAGAACGGATGAACTTGTTGATGGCCCTAATGCTTCACAAATTACACCAACTGCTTTGGATAGGTGGGAATCAAGATTGGAAGAACTTTTCCAAGGTCGTCCATTTGATATGCTTGATGCTGCTTTAGCAGATACAGTTGCCAAATTTCCTGTTGACATCCAG CCATTTAAAGATATGATAGAAGGAATGAGATTGGATCTTAAGAAGCCAAGATACAAAAACTTTGATGAACTATATCTTTACTGTTACTATGTTGCTGGGACAGTTGGTATAATGAGTGTTCCAATCATGGGCATTTCACCAAATTCAGAAGCCACAACAGAGAGTGTATACAATGCTGCCTTGGCCCTAGGAATTGCAAATCAGCTAACCAACATACTCAGAGATGTTGGAGAGGA GTCCATAAAACTAAATAGGATTTCCAGACTGTGTGGTGCCTCACCTGATTGGctagagaaaagaaaacatagGGGGATGGAAATGAAAAATAGTAGTGGAATTGATATCAAAATATGCTTCAAGTTCAATGGATATATATGTTAG